One window from the genome of Nitrospira sp. SG-bin1 encodes:
- a CDS encoding preprotein translocase subunit TatA — protein sequence MFGSLGFTELVLILMIVLIIFGAGKLPQLGEGLGKAIKGFKKSVHEADAIEAEAQAAVQQAAAPQPVTAASSTQSAALNQPAGAAAQPAPRA from the coding sequence ATGTTTGGCAGTCTAGGGTTCACCGAACTGGTTCTCATACTCATGATCGTGCTGATTATTTTCGGGGCGGGGAAATTGCCGCAATTGGGCGAGGGACTCGGCAAGGCGATCAAGGGATTCAAGAAGTCCGTCCACGAGGCGGATGCGATCGAAGCCGAGGCTCAGGCGGCCGTGCAACAGGCCGCCGCCCCTCAACCGGTGACCGCCGCGTCTTCAACCCAGAGTGCGGCATTGAATCAGCCTGCAGGGGCCGCTGCGCAGCCGGCTCCACGAGCCTGA